Proteins encoded within one genomic window of Solibaculum mannosilyticum:
- a CDS encoding ECF transporter S component: protein MIDKVLAWMEPVLLVLVPAVLILCAYFQVENTALLSLMTVVLALVPYFLRFERRHPRPRDIMPIVVLAAIAAVGRILFAPFPNVKPVTAIVIVSGACLGPQSGFLTGALAALSSNLFFGQGPWTPWQMYAWGLAGYLAGLLGRWGLLQKKGVVYGFGFVSALFYGFILDSWYIVGFVSPITWQSALAGYGAGLPFSLAHAVATVVFLLPIFRPWCKKIHRIQQKYGVGSGEQSIS, encoded by the coding sequence ATGATAGATAAAGTACTTGCATGGATGGAACCTGTGTTATTGGTACTGGTTCCGGCGGTTTTGATCCTGTGCGCCTATTTCCAGGTGGAAAATACCGCCCTCCTCAGCCTGATGACAGTTGTTTTAGCCCTTGTGCCCTACTTCCTGCGGTTTGAACGCAGGCATCCGCGCCCCAGGGACATCATGCCTATTGTGGTTCTGGCCGCCATCGCCGCTGTGGGACGCATTCTGTTCGCTCCGTTTCCCAATGTAAAACCGGTTACAGCCATTGTAATTGTCAGTGGGGCCTGCCTAGGTCCTCAGAGCGGCTTTTTGACAGGGGCGCTGGCGGCATTATCCTCCAACCTGTTTTTTGGACAAGGTCCCTGGACGCCGTGGCAGATGTACGCTTGGGGGCTGGCAGGATATCTGGCCGGGCTGTTGGGGCGATGGGGCCTTTTGCAAAAGAAGGGCGTGGTATACGGCTTTGGATTCGTATCGGCTCTGTTTTATGGATTTATCCTGGATTCCTGGTACATTGTGGGATTTGTATCGCCTATCACATGGCAGTCGGCTTTGGCGGGATACGGCGCGGGACTGCCGTTTTCTCTGGCCCATGCAGTGGCTACCGTGGTGTTTTTACTGCCGATTTTCCGGCCGTGGTGCAAAAAAATTCATCGGATTCAGCAGAAATATGGGGTAGGGTCAGGAGAACAGAGCATCTCCTGA
- a CDS encoding GH92 family glycosyl hydrolase, whose product MRSQMKRALAFLCSGALLCSMAVTSPVVFAQDQGNGDENPVSYVDTLIGAENNGACIAGPTRPNGSIHPSPETKNCENGGYRANQDIVGFGQLYVQGTGGTKTYGNFMLSPQVGDPIFNESNRASGKANEDANPNYYTVDLTKYGIKAEVTPEEHTALYRFTYPESDQSGIVLDISRKIGNEVALDEGSITIDPETNIITGGGTYKKNWNPAPYELYFTIEFSEQPTKMCVWDQDGLKEDLLEKSVDSGNKNRLGAYVQFDTEADEEIYAKISISFDSVEKAQAYQEEEVPGFDFDAVVQEGADEWNDILHSIELGENTPDAQKEKFYTALYHLNVQPRDRVSDHGYWDDFYTMWDNWKTAFPMLNIIRPSMVGQVVNSFIDRALNDGELADAFIQGKPYYCGQGNDTDNVITDAYLKQIPGVDWEKAYEAVLVSAENWRTENYLKYGYQFGTDNRYGYRLKPASATQNFAYNDWGIAQMAKGLGKTEDYEKYLARSKNWLNVWDDTAESDGFTGFPRARNEDGTFKNTDPKSGYDSDFYEATCWQMAYYNVYDAETIVEKMGGRGEFVTRLEHALNNNLIDFSNEPSFHTLWLFCNDAVQRPDLASYWTNQLLKKFPQRDYPGDEDNGAMSAMYMFLMSGFFPYSGTNDYYLHGTHLEEVTYHLENGKDFKILGENVSEKNIYVQSATLNGEPLDVAHITYDDIKNGGELKFVMGSEPSSWGRGEMETEPPTDIQNLTVNEAAGEQGLAILSWDASTDNDGVYRYHIYRGTTADFVADESTKIADTRSTTYTDTPADEGTYYYKVQAEDFSFNFSNVSEAVSVDIKIPPTQYGKGNLALNKPATATGSVKPAEGPEYAVDGDNKSKWSSKTTDEDGNYWLEVDLGANYAIDRWVVVNASINGETIGNNTSDCELQIKTGNEWLTVDSVKGNTAATIDRTIKNPVSARFVRLYITKPVGSNPSSVSARINEFQLYSPEEPVPAGSLTMGKETQVNDQVKDTESGAQAVDGDKKTKWSCRSTQSDNGTYWLKVDLGKEYNVGSWYVCHAGSEKQSFITQDFSLQVSPDGETGWTDVDTVTDNTENITNRQLDEPVKGRYFRLHITKPTGDGADSISARIYEFHLYEAESAYSDITMTTDKDSYQINETITFSANTPSDVDGISLVNENGKTIGLTKIKSTVGQDDRKNWTIQASLGTAGQGRTLTLKIHRNGQWETTDVKVTFDVTTEGLAPAQMLEAVFASEQVKVNEPVQVTVRTSTGVSKLSVRNENGRAMGFTVLGYEDQDDVRTWTIEMSVGTAGMRIFSFYGADYAGQWSPYTVESSIVITP is encoded by the coding sequence GTGAGAAGTCAAATGAAGCGAGCACTGGCTTTTTTGTGCAGTGGAGCACTGTTGTGCAGTATGGCTGTGACATCGCCGGTTGTTTTCGCTCAAGACCAAGGAAATGGGGACGAAAATCCAGTTTCCTATGTGGACACTTTGATTGGTGCGGAAAACAACGGCGCCTGTATCGCAGGACCTACCCGCCCCAATGGTTCCATCCATCCGAGCCCGGAAACGAAAAACTGTGAAAATGGTGGTTACCGTGCCAATCAGGATATCGTTGGTTTTGGCCAGCTATATGTCCAGGGCACCGGCGGAACCAAAACCTATGGTAATTTTATGCTGTCCCCTCAGGTGGGGGATCCCATTTTCAATGAAAGCAACCGTGCATCCGGCAAGGCCAATGAGGATGCAAATCCCAATTATTACACAGTGGACCTGACCAAATACGGCATCAAAGCCGAGGTCACGCCGGAAGAGCATACGGCGCTTTACCGCTTTACCTATCCGGAAAGCGACCAGTCCGGCATTGTGCTGGACATCAGCCGGAAGATCGGCAACGAGGTGGCGTTGGACGAAGGCTCCATCACCATCGATCCTGAAACCAATATCATTACTGGCGGCGGAACTTATAAAAAGAATTGGAATCCGGCCCCCTATGAACTGTATTTTACCATTGAATTCAGCGAACAACCCACGAAAATGTGCGTATGGGATCAGGATGGGCTGAAGGAAGACCTCCTGGAAAAATCTGTGGATTCGGGCAACAAGAATCGTTTAGGCGCTTATGTCCAGTTTGACACAGAGGCCGACGAAGAAATTTATGCGAAGATCTCCATTTCCTTTGACAGTGTGGAAAAAGCTCAAGCCTATCAAGAGGAAGAAGTCCCTGGCTTTGACTTTGACGCCGTCGTGCAGGAAGGTGCAGACGAATGGAATGACATTCTGCACAGCATCGAGTTGGGGGAGAACACCCCCGATGCTCAGAAGGAAAAATTCTATACAGCTCTGTACCATCTCAATGTGCAGCCTCGCGACCGTGTATCCGACCACGGTTATTGGGATGATTTCTACACCATGTGGGATAACTGGAAGACAGCGTTCCCCATGCTCAACATCATCCGTCCCAGCATGGTAGGACAGGTAGTCAATTCCTTCATCGACCGCGCCCTCAACGATGGTGAGCTGGCTGACGCCTTTATCCAGGGCAAGCCCTATTACTGCGGACAAGGAAACGATACCGACAATGTCATCACCGATGCTTATCTAAAACAGATTCCCGGCGTGGATTGGGAAAAGGCTTATGAGGCGGTGCTGGTAAGTGCAGAGAATTGGCGCACGGAGAATTACCTCAAGTACGGTTATCAGTTTGGCACAGACAACCGATATGGATATCGTCTGAAACCGGCTTCGGCCACCCAGAACTTTGCCTACAATGACTGGGGCATCGCCCAGATGGCCAAGGGGCTGGGCAAGACGGAAGATTATGAAAAATATTTAGCCCGTTCCAAGAATTGGCTCAACGTGTGGGATGATACCGCGGAAAGCGATGGCTTTACCGGATTCCCCCGCGCCAGGAACGAGGACGGTACCTTTAAGAATACCGACCCCAAGAGCGGTTATGACAGCGATTTCTATGAGGCTACCTGCTGGCAGATGGCTTATTACAACGTCTACGACGCCGAAACCATTGTGGAAAAAATGGGCGGAAGAGGCGAGTTTGTTACCCGCCTGGAGCATGCTCTCAACAATAACCTCATCGATTTCAGCAATGAGCCGTCCTTCCACACCTTGTGGCTGTTCTGCAACGATGCCGTCCAGCGCCCGGATCTCGCATCCTACTGGACCAATCAGTTGCTCAAGAAATTCCCCCAGCGCGACTATCCCGGCGATGAAGACAACGGCGCTATGAGCGCTATGTATATGTTCCTCATGTCCGGTTTCTTCCCCTATTCGGGCACCAATGACTATTATCTCCATGGCACCCATCTGGAAGAAGTGACCTATCATCTGGAAAATGGCAAGGATTTCAAGATCCTGGGTGAAAACGTTTCGGAGAAAAACATCTATGTCCAGTCGGCCACCCTCAATGGGGAACCTCTGGATGTGGCCCATATCACCTACGATGATATCAAAAACGGCGGCGAACTTAAATTTGTCATGGGTTCGGAACCCAGTTCCTGGGGCCGGGGCGAAATGGAGACCGAACCTCCCACCGATATCCAGAACCTGACGGTCAATGAAGCGGCCGGTGAACAGGGTCTGGCTATCCTCAGCTGGGATGCCTCCACTGATAATGACGGCGTTTATCGTTATCACATTTACCGCGGTACCACTGCCGATTTTGTAGCCGATGAATCTACAAAGATCGCCGATACCCGCAGCACGACCTATACCGATACCCCCGCTGACGAGGGAACCTATTACTATAAGGTACAGGCCGAAGACTTTAGTTTCAACTTCTCCAATGTCTCTGAAGCAGTAAGTGTCGATATCAAGATCCCGCCTACCCAATACGGCAAGGGGAATCTGGCTCTCAATAAACCTGCAACCGCGACCGGTTCCGTCAAGCCTGCGGAAGGCCCGGAATACGCCGTGGACGGCGACAATAAATCCAAATGGTCCAGCAAAACCACCGATGAAGACGGCAACTACTGGCTGGAAGTGGATTTAGGAGCCAATTATGCCATCGACCGTTGGGTGGTAGTCAATGCCAGCATCAACGGCGAGACCATCGGCAACAACACCAGCGACTGTGAACTTCAAATCAAGACCGGCAATGAATGGCTGACAGTGGACAGCGTCAAAGGAAATACGGCTGCCACCATCGATCGAACCATCAAGAATCCGGTCAGTGCACGGTTTGTGCGCCTGTACATCACCAAACCTGTTGGATCGAATCCTTCTTCTGTATCGGCCCGTATCAATGAATTCCAGCTTTATAGCCCTGAGGAGCCTGTCCCCGCAGGATCGTTGACCATGGGCAAAGAGACACAGGTCAACGATCAGGTCAAGGATACCGAGAGCGGCGCCCAGGCAGTGGACGGCGACAAGAAGACAAAATGGTCCTGCCGTTCCACTCAAAGCGATAACGGTACCTATTGGCTCAAAGTGGACTTGGGAAAAGAATATAACGTAGGCAGCTGGTATGTATGTCATGCTGGCAGTGAAAAGCAAAGCTTTATCACGCAGGACTTCTCTTTGCAGGTCAGCCCAGACGGTGAAACCGGTTGGACCGATGTGGATACAGTCACTGATAATACGGAAAACATCACAAACCGCCAACTGGATGAACCGGTCAAAGGACGTTATTTCCGCCTGCATATTACAAAACCCACAGGCGACGGCGCAGATTCCATTTCAGCCCGCATCTATGAATTCCACCTCTATGAGGCGGAGAGCGCTTATAGCGATATCACCATGACCACCGATAAGGATTCCTATCAGATCAATGAAACCATCACATTCAGCGCCAACACCCCGTCGGATGTAGACGGGATCAGTCTGGTCAATGAGAATGGAAAAACCATTGGACTGACCAAGATTAAATCGACAGTGGGCCAGGATGATCGGAAGAATTGGACCATTCAGGCATCCCTGGGCACCGCTGGCCAAGGACGTACCCTTACTTTGAAAATCCATCGAAACGGCCAGTGGGAGACTACCGATGTGAAGGTAACCTTTGATGTAACTACCGAGGGGCTGGCCCCAGCTCAGATGCTGGAAGCTGTCTTTGCCTCCGAACAGGTCAAAGTCAATGAGCCTGTTCAAGTGACGGTACGCACTTCCACAGGGGTATCCAAGCTCTCGGTCCGCAATGAAAATGGACGTGCTATGGGCTTTACCGTGCTGGGATATGAGGATCAAGACGATGTCCGGACTTGGACCATCGAAATGTCCGTAGGAACTGCCGGCATGCGTATTTTCAGCTTCTATGGCGCGGACTACGCTGGACAATGGTCGCCTTATACAGTGGAGAGTTCTATTGTCATTACTCCGTAA
- a CDS encoding discoidin domain-containing protein, producing the protein MFQSLKKGTCLAVALALLTTLFTAVSPVNAQPKEEEGYRNVALRRAAYHSTATDYNQTGHLVTDGITPEVDIDAPEYSDQYGDSPSAENPSCAFDGNSGTKWLTFHQAAWLQLKFPGEEAYTATSYSLTTANDQPGRDPKAWTVEGSNDGVNFDVLDKQEGITWSERYETKTFQMENDTSYRYYRLNITENSGDNGEEQQGEWIPGRIQLGEFDLFNADGESVVPRPGQAGFNSEWVSKSSGEQYVYIDLGAQSSIDKVVVDWGDNYASQYEIQVSDDAESWNTVYKQNAGQGGTEECEFDTVQTQYVRLLCQEAVGNNYGVYEMEVYGVNDLHYSVGEMPEPEADGTQYLRGGNWKVERVSQVGEETTGETLSQAGYDDSSWLPATVPGTVLWSYLQAGAIPDPNVSDQQLQISDSYFTADFWYRNSFVIPESQEGQRTWLNFDAINWKADVYFNGQNVGRIEGAFIQSKFDVTDLVNYGGENYLAVYIHKNDNPGAVTEQTIGSAGANGGVLGYDNPTLHASIGWDWVPTIRGRNIGIYQDVYVSYTQDARLVSPWVITDLDLNDEVTPIEAENLALNKAASASSVEDEYNGGQNVVKNAVDGDSSTRWSSKYADDQWFQVDFGEPTTFSSTRIQWESSYASNYTLQYSNDGETWSDILTEDNCKGGVDQQYFDQITARYLRIQCGDRASKYGVSFWEFEVYDMEEPTEEPEGPDFSKADLTVKTEVSNCKDEASTVTVSGTIQPGNLPFSQDVNLEPNETKEVTIDGIVMEDPELWWPNTYGDQYLYTCNIQVSEDGQVSDDESFQFGVREFSYSEGSPLEIYCNGTRIIGRGGNWGMDDSNVAATAEDYDTKVRLHAEANLTMIRNWVGQTGNEEFYKACDKYGILVFDDFWLANPSDGPNPNDEEMFMENAVDKIKRVRRYASVCFYCGRNEGNPPETLNKSLEEATVTYDGTRHYIPHSASGTVSGYGPYAVQDPQYYFNNAPITLHSERGMPNIPAYESMVEMLGEDHLWPIDNVWGLHDFTSGSAQNGNKYQQEMKDYGSYNSLEEFVRIAQMVNYENHKALFEATLNKGGNGMLMWMSQSAWPSMVWQTYDYYYDTNGGYFGLKQGNQPINAIWNCTNEGIVLVNYTPNDLTGLTAYVNVYDIDGNLILSESKQSDIESDSTVQLMTLQYPEDASDIKFIRTRVEDADGNQIADDFYWTNTKEYQGYEALNDLPEVKLTADYQAQEKVETTCYYTVNLQNNSDDPALMIRLKTTNDLTGERVLPTYYSDNYISLMPGESKQITVEFDEKYLNGGQPVFSVEGWNIVESNIGEEPEPYYIKGFHIKRENQSISQVSAGPVYAEVEVAAQEDCSLKVNPVIALYKDGRLVDLENNNADIVIENGETTSVLTPSITIPDEEDLSGYEVKAFLWGGESYAEPMQGSKELDVWSPPNLALDAVAEASSEENKQQSEGADHSVKNVNDGDSTTRWASDWKKDPQWVQLDFGKPIEFSQIVLQWEAAYATKYVIQISDDGERWTDLVRNDNSKGGTEPYTFEESQTARYIRVQGEERAMEKYGYSLYEIQVYQ; encoded by the coding sequence GTGTTCCAGTCATTGAAGAAGGGGACGTGCCTTGCAGTGGCGCTTGCCTTGTTGACGACGCTGTTTACAGCGGTCAGTCCAGTCAACGCCCAGCCCAAGGAGGAAGAGGGGTATCGCAATGTAGCTCTCCGTCGCGCCGCCTATCATTCCACCGCAACCGACTATAACCAAACCGGCCATCTGGTCACCGATGGGATTACGCCTGAAGTGGATATCGACGCTCCGGAATATTCCGATCAGTATGGGGACTCCCCCTCGGCAGAAAATCCCAGCTGCGCTTTTGACGGCAATTCCGGCACCAAGTGGCTGACCTTTCATCAAGCCGCGTGGTTGCAGCTTAAATTTCCAGGCGAGGAAGCATATACGGCCACAAGCTATAGCCTGACTACCGCCAACGACCAGCCTGGCCGTGATCCCAAGGCTTGGACGGTGGAAGGCTCCAACGACGGCGTCAATTTCGACGTGTTGGATAAGCAGGAAGGTATCACATGGTCGGAGCGCTACGAAACCAAGACCTTCCAGATGGAAAACGATACGTCTTATCGCTACTACCGCCTTAATATCACTGAAAACAGCGGCGATAACGGCGAGGAACAACAGGGTGAATGGATTCCTGGACGCATCCAGTTGGGCGAATTCGACCTGTTTAACGCCGATGGGGAAAGCGTTGTTCCCCGTCCCGGTCAGGCCGGTTTCAACAGTGAGTGGGTCAGCAAATCCTCTGGCGAACAGTATGTCTACATCGACTTGGGCGCTCAGAGCAGCATTGATAAAGTAGTGGTTGATTGGGGCGACAATTACGCCAGCCAATATGAAATCCAGGTGTCCGACGACGCAGAGTCCTGGAATACAGTATATAAGCAGAATGCCGGTCAAGGCGGTACTGAGGAATGTGAATTCGACACTGTTCAGACCCAGTATGTCCGTCTGCTGTGCCAAGAAGCGGTAGGCAACAACTACGGCGTCTATGAGATGGAAGTGTACGGTGTAAATGACCTGCATTATTCTGTCGGCGAGATGCCCGAGCCGGAAGCTGACGGCACCCAGTACCTCCGAGGCGGCAATTGGAAAGTGGAACGCGTTTCCCAGGTCGGCGAGGAGACCACTGGTGAAACATTGTCCCAGGCCGGCTATGACGATAGTTCCTGGCTTCCTGCGACAGTTCCCGGCACGGTACTGTGGTCTTATCTGCAGGCTGGCGCTATTCCGGATCCCAACGTCAGCGACCAGCAGCTGCAGATTTCCGACAGCTATTTTACCGCGGACTTCTGGTACCGCAACAGTTTTGTCATTCCCGAGAGCCAGGAAGGCCAGCGCACCTGGCTCAACTTTGACGCCATCAACTGGAAGGCAGACGTCTACTTTAACGGCCAAAACGTGGGCCGCATCGAAGGCGCCTTCATCCAGAGTAAATTTGACGTCACCGACCTGGTGAATTACGGCGGCGAAAACTATCTGGCCGTTTACATCCATAAAAACGACAACCCTGGAGCCGTTACCGAGCAGACCATCGGCAGTGCCGGTGCAAACGGCGGCGTTTTGGGCTACGACAACCCCACCCTCCATGCCTCCATCGGCTGGGACTGGGTTCCCACCATCCGCGGCCGCAACATCGGCATCTACCAGGATGTATATGTCAGCTATACCCAGGATGCCCGTTTGGTCAGCCCCTGGGTCATCACCGACCTGGATCTCAACGACGAAGTCACCCCCATTGAAGCCGAAAACCTGGCCCTTAACAAGGCCGCGTCGGCAAGCTCGGTGGAAGACGAATATAATGGCGGGCAGAACGTAGTGAAGAATGCTGTGGACGGTGATTCTTCTACCCGTTGGTCGTCAAAGTATGCGGATGACCAGTGGTTCCAGGTGGACTTTGGGGAACCCACCACCTTCTCTAGTACCCGCATCCAGTGGGAATCCTCTTACGCCAGCAATTACACGCTGCAATACTCCAATGACGGAGAGACTTGGAGCGATATTCTGACCGAGGACAACTGCAAAGGCGGCGTGGATCAACAATACTTTGACCAAATTACCGCTAGATATCTACGCATTCAGTGTGGCGACCGCGCGTCAAAATACGGCGTTTCTTTCTGGGAGTTTGAAGTTTACGACATGGAAGAACCAACGGAGGAACCGGAAGGGCCTGATTTTTCCAAGGCTGACCTGACAGTCAAAACCGAAGTGTCCAACTGTAAGGATGAGGCTTCTACCGTTACCGTCAGCGGCACCATCCAGCCCGGCAACCTGCCCTTCAGCCAGGATGTGAATTTGGAGCCCAATGAGACCAAGGAAGTTACCATCGACGGCATTGTCATGGAAGATCCGGAACTATGGTGGCCTAATACATACGGCGACCAATACCTCTACACTTGCAACATCCAGGTTAGCGAGGACGGCCAGGTTTCCGACGACGAATCCTTCCAGTTTGGCGTCCGCGAATTCAGCTACAGCGAAGGCAGCCCCCTGGAGATTTACTGCAACGGCACACGCATCATCGGCCGCGGCGGCAACTGGGGCATGGACGATTCCAACGTCGCTGCCACTGCAGAAGACTACGACACCAAAGTCCGCCTCCACGCCGAGGCAAACCTGACCATGATCCGCAACTGGGTCGGTCAGACCGGCAATGAAGAATTCTACAAAGCTTGCGACAAATACGGCATTCTGGTGTTTGACGATTTCTGGCTTGCCAATCCCAGCGACGGCCCCAATCCCAACGATGAAGAAATGTTCATGGAAAACGCTGTGGATAAAATCAAACGAGTCCGCCGTTATGCATCGGTGTGCTTCTACTGCGGCCGCAACGAAGGCAATCCCCCCGAGACACTGAACAAATCTCTGGAAGAGGCCACCGTGACCTATGACGGCACCCGTCATTACATTCCCCATTCGGCTTCCGGCACCGTCAGCGGGTACGGCCCCTACGCTGTCCAGGATCCGCAGTATTACTTTAACAACGCCCCCATTACCCTGCATTCCGAGCGCGGTATGCCTAATATCCCGGCCTACGAAAGCATGGTGGAAATGCTGGGTGAAGACCATCTCTGGCCCATCGACAACGTGTGGGGCCTGCATGATTTCACTTCCGGTTCGGCTCAGAACGGCAACAAATATCAGCAGGAGATGAAGGATTACGGCTCCTACAATAGTCTGGAAGAATTTGTCCGCATCGCCCAGATGGTCAACTATGAGAACCACAAAGCACTGTTTGAAGCCACTCTCAACAAAGGCGGCAACGGCATGCTGATGTGGATGAGTCAGTCGGCATGGCCGTCCATGGTATGGCAGACTTACGATTATTACTACGATACCAACGGCGGATATTTCGGTCTCAAACAGGGCAACCAGCCCATTAACGCCATCTGGAACTGCACAAACGAAGGCATTGTGCTTGTCAACTACACCCCCAATGATCTGACCGGTTTGACAGCCTATGTCAATGTGTACGATATCGACGGCAATCTGATCCTCAGTGAAAGCAAGCAAAGCGATATTGAATCCGATTCCACTGTACAGTTGATGACGCTCCAGTATCCGGAAGATGCCAGCGACATTAAATTCATCCGTACCCGTGTAGAGGATGCCGACGGCAATCAAATCGCCGACGATTTCTACTGGACCAATACGAAAGAATACCAGGGTTATGAAGCCCTCAACGATTTGCCGGAAGTTAAGCTGACGGCTGATTACCAAGCGCAGGAGAAGGTGGAAACCACTTGTTACTACACCGTCAACCTGCAAAACAACAGCGATGATCCGGCTTTGATGATCCGTCTCAAGACCACCAATGATCTGACCGGCGAGCGGGTACTTCCGACTTATTATTCCGATAACTACATTTCACTTATGCCGGGAGAATCCAAGCAAATCACCGTGGAATTCGACGAGAAGTACTTAAACGGCGGTCAACCTGTGTTCAGCGTGGAAGGCTGGAACATCGTAGAGAGCAACATCGGCGAAGAGCCGGAACCGTACTACATCAAGGGCTTCCATATCAAACGGGAGAACCAGAGCATCTCTCAAGTTTCGGCCGGTCCGGTATACGCTGAAGTGGAGGTCGCCGCTCAGGAAGATTGTTCCTTGAAGGTCAATCCCGTGATCGCCCTCTACAAAGACGGCAGGCTGGTTGACTTAGAGAACAATAACGCAGACATCGTAATAGAAAACGGGGAGACCACATCCGTACTGACCCCGTCAATCACCATCCCCGATGAGGAAGATCTGAGTGGTTATGAGGTAAAAGCCTTCCTGTGGGGAGGAGAATCTTATGCCGAACCCATGCAAGGCAGCAAGGAACTGGATGTATGGTCACCGCCCAATTTAGCGCTGGATGCAGTGGCTGAGGCCAGTTCGGAGGAAAATAAACAGCAGAGCGAAGGCGCTGACCACAGCGTTAAAAATGTCAATGACGGCGACAGCACGACCCGTTGGGCTTCAGATTGGAAGAAGGATCCGCAGTGGGTACAGCTGGATTTTGGCAAGCCGATTGAATTTTCACAAATCGTCCTGCAGTGGGAAGCTGCCTATGCCACGAAGTACGTCATTCAGATCTCAGATGACGGGGAGCGGTGGACCGATCTGGTTCGAAACGACAATAGCAAAGGCGGGACTGAACCGTACACGTTTGAGGAAAGCCAGACGGCCCGATATATCCGTGTCCAAGGAGAAGAACGAGCCATGGAGAAGTATGGTTATTCCCTCTATGAGATCCAAGTGTATCAGTAA